Within the Patescibacteria group bacterium genome, the region TGCGATAAAAGAAGTGACCGCGTTTATGATAGCGCCTATCAACCAACCGATACCGTAAAATAGCGCGCCACCACAAATCCCTATAGATATCGTAGTAATGCATCGTATAACATCAGAAGATTCTCTCTCAGTAGCACTCCACCCTGCTAAAACCCCTATTGCTATGCCAATGATTACAAATACTTCAAGCATTGGTTACCTCAATGTACATAGAACTACTTATAGCACAAAAACGCCCTTTTGTCAAGAGGGATATGCTATAAATACTTATGGTTATAATACAAAAAGCTCTTTACGTCATTACATGAATGCCATTCCGTTTATAATCCCGATCAAAACTCAAGATGCCGGAAAAAGAATATGACTGCAGTAAGGAAATATTAACAACATCCACGAAACTTGTATTTTTTGAACGCTGCTTTTTGAACAGGTGTTGTGCAATAGAAAAGACATCTTCATTAATATACAAAAGAGTTGCGCCCTGTTCACCAATATCATCCATGAAATAACGCGCAGTTTCTCTCGATACTCGTTGGGAAAGAATCGTTACCGTTTCGGCATAGACAAACGATGAAAGAAAAACATGAAGTACGGAATCGTTCGCTAATGAAGCTATAATGTTTTCTGCACGATTGTGATTGGTATCGCTCTTGCTGTACAATGCTATCCAGAAATCAGAATCAACAAGAACGCTATGCTCCATAGAGATAGTGATCATGCCGAGAAGAGAGATCTTTATGCGCTCCCTTTTTCGCATGAGTTTTTACGGCACGCAAAAAACCGGGAACATTAAACGATTTCTTTTTTTTCTCCTGAGCTTCTCTTGCACGAATCAACTCTCGAAAAAGCTCACTCGTACTGGCATATCCTCCGCTAGATACCAGAGTATTGACAGTCTTGATCGTTTGAGTAGGCAGGGAAATAGTAAGAACTTTCCGCATAGATTAAAAGTAATATATAGTATGTATGATATTGTACTACAAATTCATACACTGTCAAGCTGCCGTTATTGAAAAATCTTCTTCCCTTCGTCCCAATATGACGAATCACCGTATTGCTTCATCCAGTACCACCATTCTTCGCCCCAGAGATAG harbors:
- a CDS encoding ribbon-helix-helix domain-containing protein, with amino-acid sequence MRKVLTISLPTQTIKTVNTLVSSGGYASTSELFRELIRAREAQEKKKKSFNVPGFLRAVKTHAKKGAHKDLSSRHDHYLYGA
- a CDS encoding PIN domain-containing protein — translated: MEHSVLVDSDFWIALYSKSDTNHNRAENIIASLANDSVLHVFLSSFVYAETVTILSQRVSRETARYFMDDIGEQGATLLYINEDVFSIAQHLFKKQRSKNTSFVDVVNISLLQSYSFSGILSFDRDYKRNGIHVMT